A genomic window from Leptolyngbya sp. NIES-2104 includes:
- a CDS encoding DDE-type integrase/transposase/recombinase produces MTHTIADDLDWSERHWQRNHLNRTELDMRDVVVGLRENAISWVRLYVTVQCVNGRTRSTAWVTTARLGTVVILYPSIMGVMKRFRDRRQQAQQWYSATDLAGLLGLPTAPHNVTRKAKLEGWQSRPRQGRGGGNEYALSSLPAITQTALAESNDQKEQNSATSYPISTAQSSRFGLRPETTISDRTDAWLAILRLYETEFNPARSKTKLEQDVAFVDAYNQQQLDLPDWVYAVLPKLSRSSLKAKQKLRRTADQITALGGKYGHRRGTGRIDADSDLQAAIKTCLAAGGKHWGASQIYEILQLEFGLDPGEISLGQLRDWLRRFRLKRPQEWALFMAPDRAKGLVSPAFGSRSQSVFYPNHVWELDSMRVDINCKTEVAGTVQLTRAFVIACVDVFTRRVMLHVTHHSDAEAVCLLIASAILKWGVPDHIRTDHGKEYLSRRVQRFLANLRVETEDLRCLPGHPEQKPFVERFNRTFQHRDLVKNPFFVGRSVSVAFGTAKLLVKRYDRQRIVLPLNSQCRSTNSSAGAISGALSMNNVHTDDPELDLKANLRSKCWQKQRVKVGHSAPSKIRVNSISS; encoded by the coding sequence ATGACTCATACGATCGCAGATGATCTGGATTGGTCGGAGCGGCACTGGCAGAGAAATCATCTCAATCGCACAGAACTCGATATGCGAGACGTTGTTGTGGGGCTGAGAGAAAATGCGATCTCATGGGTGCGGCTGTATGTAACTGTTCAGTGTGTCAATGGAAGAACGCGGTCAACAGCTTGGGTTACAACCGCTCGATTAGGTACAGTTGTCATTCTCTATCCTAGCATTATGGGTGTCATGAAGCGGTTCAGAGATCGTCGTCAGCAGGCGCAACAATGGTATTCCGCTACTGATCTAGCTGGGTTGCTTGGACTGCCCACTGCGCCACACAATGTCACTCGCAAAGCTAAACTCGAAGGCTGGCAATCGCGTCCACGTCAGGGGCGCGGAGGTGGTAATGAGTACGCGCTTAGCAGTCTGCCTGCGATCACACAAACTGCTTTAGCTGAGAGTAACGATCAAAAGGAGCAGAATTCTGCCACATCTTACCCGATCTCAACAGCCCAATCATCTCGGTTTGGATTGAGACCTGAAACAACTATCAGCGATCGCACTGATGCTTGGTTAGCAATCCTGAGATTGTACGAAACTGAGTTCAACCCTGCCCGCTCCAAAACCAAGTTAGAGCAAGATGTTGCATTTGTTGATGCTTATAATCAACAACAGTTAGACTTACCCGATTGGGTTTATGCGGTTCTGCCCAAACTCTCCCGCAGTTCACTCAAAGCCAAGCAGAAACTACGTCGTACCGCCGATCAAATCACAGCTCTCGGCGGCAAGTACGGGCATCGTCGCGGCACAGGCAGAATTGATGCAGACTCTGACCTTCAAGCTGCCATTAAAACCTGTCTTGCCGCAGGCGGAAAACATTGGGGCGCAAGCCAAATCTATGAAATCTTGCAGCTTGAGTTTGGGTTAGACCCCGGTGAGATTTCACTCGGTCAATTACGCGATTGGCTACGACGATTTCGTCTGAAACGTCCGCAGGAGTGGGCATTGTTCATGGCTCCAGACCGCGCTAAGGGATTAGTCAGCCCCGCATTTGGATCGCGATCGCAATCGGTGTTCTACCCCAATCACGTCTGGGAACTTGACTCGATGCGGGTAGATATCAATTGTAAGACTGAAGTTGCTGGAACAGTGCAGTTAACTCGCGCCTTTGTGATTGCTTGCGTTGATGTCTTTACTCGACGTGTGATGCTACATGTCACCCATCACTCCGATGCGGAAGCGGTTTGTTTACTGATCGCTTCCGCGATTCTCAAGTGGGGCGTGCCTGACCACATTCGCACCGACCACGGCAAAGAGTATCTCAGTCGTCGGGTGCAGCGCTTTCTAGCGAACTTACGAGTAGAAACCGAAGATTTACGCTGCCTGCCCGGACATCCAGAGCAAAAGCCGTTTGTGGAACGCTTCAATCGCACTTTCCAGCATCGGGATTTGGTTAAAAATCCCTTCTTTGTCGGGCGTAGTGTGAGCGTTGCCTTTGGCACAGCAAAGCTGCTCGTCAAACGCTACGATCGTCAGAGAATCGTCCTGCCATTGAACTCGCAATGTCGATCGACGAATTCCAGCGCTGGTGCAATCTCTGGTGCATTGAGTATGAACAACGTCCACACGGACGACCCGGAATTGGACTTGAAGGCAAATCTCCGCTCGAAGTGTTGGCAGAAGCAACGAGTCAAGGTTGGACACAGCGCACCATCCAAAATCCGCGTGAACTCGATTTCCTCATGA
- a CDS encoding Mu transposase C-terminal domain-containing protein produces the protein MAEATSQGWTQRTIQNPRELDFLMMAAPGKSGLRKVGRQGISVGGRLYVAAELATWIGKSVYVCFNPREPRTVYLYTSAELSQFICCTVWREADDVDLAQVASRARHLYEVLLRSVNQIRKRGKALLRKLAADPYLLIDQTAEALEQTINAQLHDYPAIQAVTAAISAADPTSNSEPPMIDLEAYHQELKRLEAQSQQQAIQQEQQRSLRYGLEQWVERWQQQQPCPELEPSELEIVKQRFNSTEGKGFLAAVTASPLEEQRFWDWLNGKTITTSSIIDRRPLLEAALKQWRNDQAIPNQDKQMLLDYIREPEGLGVLRAYTNSSEEYQFQIWLSASE, from the coding sequence TTGGCAGAAGCAACGAGTCAAGGTTGGACACAGCGCACCATCCAAAATCCGCGTGAACTCGATTTCCTCATGATGGCAGCACCTGGGAAATCGGGACTACGAAAAGTTGGGCGACAAGGGATTTCGGTCGGAGGACGGCTTTATGTTGCGGCAGAACTGGCAACTTGGATTGGCAAGAGTGTCTATGTTTGCTTCAATCCACGAGAGCCGCGCACTGTTTATCTGTACACCAGTGCTGAACTGAGTCAATTCATCTGTTGTACCGTCTGGCGGGAAGCAGATGACGTGGATTTAGCTCAGGTTGCGAGTCGAGCGAGACATCTGTATGAAGTTCTACTGCGATCGGTCAACCAAATTCGCAAGCGTGGAAAAGCACTTCTTCGCAAATTAGCGGCTGACCCATACCTACTGATTGATCAGACAGCCGAAGCATTAGAGCAAACAATCAACGCCCAACTCCACGATTATCCTGCAATTCAAGCAGTAACAGCGGCGATCTCAGCGGCTGACCCTACCTCAAATAGTGAACCACCAATGATAGACCTTGAAGCTTACCATCAAGAACTCAAGCGATTAGAAGCCCAATCTCAGCAGCAAGCGATTCAACAGGAACAGCAGAGATCGTTGCGCTATGGACTAGAGCAATGGGTCGAGCGGTGGCAACAACAGCAACCTTGCCCAGAATTAGAACCGAGTGAATTAGAAATCGTGAAACAACGGTTCAATTCGACTGAAGGGAAGGGCTTTCTGGCTGCGGTGACGGCTTCTCCACTTGAAGAGCAGCGATTTTGGGATTGGCTCAACGGGAAAACAATTACAACAAGTTCGATCATCGATCGTCGTCCTTTACTCGAAGCGGCACTCAAACAATGGCGTAATGATCAAGCAATTCCTAATCAGGATAAACAAATGCTACTCGACTACATTCGTGAACCTGAAGGATTGGGTGTTCTGAGAGCGTATACCAATTCCTCAGAAGAATACCAGTTTCAGATTTGGCTGAGTGCATCAGAGTGA
- a CDS encoding AAA family ATPase — translation MRYKIVTTKNIVSLSSGFQESHKREVGIPRMGLIYAPTGFGKTTAAAWLVNRENGVYVRAVSLWSPSTMLMAMLAELSIAPPRYPAQMLQAIVDQLKLSQRPLFIDEADYLFQNSRMIDAVRDIHDLTGLPVWLIGSHKLEKQLARRKIIAGRISQWVNFLPCDLEDTQKIAQELCLIEVQADLLEQLHKAAKGSIRLITVGLSRIEAFARIHKWDSINSTQWAGLPFFFTRQVDYQDD, via the coding sequence ATGCGCTACAAAATTGTTACTACGAAAAACATTGTCAGCTTGTCGAGCGGCTTTCAGGAATCACACAAACGCGAAGTTGGAATTCCAAGAATGGGTTTGATTTACGCGCCCACAGGCTTTGGCAAAACCACTGCCGCTGCTTGGCTAGTCAATCGCGAAAATGGGGTGTATGTGCGAGCCGTTTCGCTCTGGTCGCCCTCAACCATGCTGATGGCAATGCTGGCAGAATTGTCGATCGCACCCCCACGGTATCCAGCCCAGATGTTACAAGCGATCGTTGATCAATTAAAGCTGAGCCAGCGTCCGCTTTTTATTGATGAAGCTGACTACCTGTTTCAAAACTCGCGCATGATCGATGCGGTACGAGATATTCACGATTTGACTGGGCTACCAGTGTGGTTGATTGGGTCACACAAACTCGAAAAGCAGCTTGCCCGACGCAAGATTATTGCCGGACGCATCTCACAGTGGGTGAACTTCTTGCCCTGTGATCTCGAAGATACCCAAAAGATTGCTCAGGAACTGTGTCTGATTGAAGTACAAGCGGATTTGCTTGAACAACTACACAAAGCAGCCAAAGGAAGCATTCGTTTAATCACGGTGGGACTCAGCCGCATTGAAGCCTTTGCCCGCATCCACAAATGGGACAGCATCAATTCCACGCAATGGGCAGGGCTGCCCTTCTTCTTTACCCGGCAAGTGGACTATCAAGACGACTAA